From the Simplicispira suum genome, the window ACCCCAGTCCGCAGGCAATGCAACAGCGTATCGATCGCGAGTTGGCCGAATTCAAGAAGAACGTCAAACCAGGCACGATCACGTTTAACTAAATGCAGCCGCACAGTTCAATGTGACAAGCACGCGGGGCCATGGGTAGCAACCGGCTCACCACCCAACGTGCGGCAACGCACACCCACCCATTCATTTCAAGCGAGGCACGTATGGAATTCGAAACACTGAAATACGAGAAGAACGAAGCCGGCTATGCCGTGGTCACGTTCAACCGACCGGAGCGACTGAACGCCTTCAGCCGGAAACTCAACGAAGAGATGGATCTGGCCATCCACGACGTCCTCACCGACGACGCCGTCAAGGTGATGATCATCACGGGTGGGCCGCGCGCCGACGGACGCCCCTGCTTCAGCGCCGGCGGTGACCTCAAGGACGACACCCAGGGCATTCCCCGCTGGGACTACCCCGACCATGTCGGCCCGTTGCAGCGCAAAGAGGACAAGCTGTTCAAGGCGAACACGGCGGCTGGCCGGCTCTGGTACAAGCGTCCACGGCTCATCTCGCCCAAGTACACGAACCTGCTCTGGTCGCCGAAGATCGTCATTGCGGCCGTTGACGGCATCGCCACCGCAGGTGGCCTCGAGATGGCTCTCGCCTGCGACATCATCATCGCGTCCGAGACAGCGCAATTCACCGACTCCCACGTCAAGAACCTGAAGATCGCCATCGGCAAAGGCTCGGTGACCACCGGACTGGCCCGGCGCGTCGGCTACAACAAGGCCCTGGAGCTGTGCCTGCTGGGCGAGTTCATCGACGGCAAGGAAGCGTACCGGATCGGCCTGGCCAACCGGGTTACCGCACCGGAGAAGCTGATGGAAGAGGCCCGCGCCATGGCCACCAAGATCGCCGGCATGCGCCAGGAGGCCGTTCAGGTGACCAAACTGGCATGCCGTACGGCCGAGGACTCGAACCTGAATGACTCCTGGGCCAACGCCGACGAGTTGCTCGAGTGGATGACGTCCGACCCCAATTACCAAGGGCTGCAATCGGTCACATCGGAGTGGGCCAGCAAGAAGAAGTGATGCGCTTGCACGTTCCCTGAAAAAAGGCCCGAACCGATCACCGGATCGGGCTTTTTTTTGGCGTCTCCGGCGTCAAAGGGCCGAGGCGGCCGTTCTGCGTGCATACCGGTGGTAATCGGAGGTGGCTCACAGTTGCCTAGCGGATGCGGGCCGCAGGTTCCAATATTTGCACCAAGCCGTCTTTTTGCGGCGCGAAGGAGACACAAGCATGCTCACGCAATTGAAATGGGTCTGTACGGCGCTGTTGTTGGGCCTTGCGCCGCTGGTGCAAGCGCAGGACTGGCCGACCAAGCCGATCCAGGTCATCGTGCCCTTCCCTCCGGGGTCGGTCGATGCAAAGGTGCGCATCGTCACCGAAGAGATGTCCAAGATACTTGGCCAACCGCTTGTCATGATCAACAAGCCTGGTGCTGGCATGCTTATCGGCACCGAACAAATGGTTCGTTCGACCCCCGATGGCTACACGATCGGAGTGGCTCTCCAGGCCAGTACCTGGATCAGCCCGCTCATCGAGACAAACGCCACCTACTCAGCAAGCGACATGACCATGCTCGGCGTCGCATACGAAGCCCCGATGGTTCTTGTCGCAGGACCGAAGACGGAAATACGCTCCGTACAAGAC encodes:
- a CDS encoding enoyl-CoA hydratase/isomerase family protein; the encoded protein is MGSNRLTTQRAATHTHPFISSEARMEFETLKYEKNEAGYAVVTFNRPERLNAFSRKLNEEMDLAIHDVLTDDAVKVMIITGGPRADGRPCFSAGGDLKDDTQGIPRWDYPDHVGPLQRKEDKLFKANTAAGRLWYKRPRLISPKYTNLLWSPKIVIAAVDGIATAGGLEMALACDIIIASETAQFTDSHVKNLKIAIGKGSVTTGLARRVGYNKALELCLLGEFIDGKEAYRIGLANRVTAPEKLMEEARAMATKIAGMRQEAVQVTKLACRTAEDSNLNDSWANADELLEWMTSDPNYQGLQSVTSEWASKKK